The genomic interval GCTGGgtgacccccccaaaccccaccatgcagggatgctgggtgactccccccaaaccccaccatgcagggatgctgggtgaccccaaaaccccaccatGCAGAGATGCTGGGTGactccccccaaaccccaccatgcagggatgctgggtgacccccccaaaccccaccatgcagggatgctgggtgacccccccaaaccccaccatgcagggatgctgggtgacccccccaaaccccaccatgCAGGGATGCTGGGTGACCCCCCACAAACCCCATCATGCAGGGATGCTGGGTGACCCCCACAAACCCCATCATGCAGGGATGCTGGGTGACCCCCACAAACCCCATCATGCAGGGATGCTGGGTGactccccccaaaccccaccatgcagggatgctgggtgacccccccaaaccccaccatgCAGGGATGCTGGGTGACCCCCCACAAACCCCATCATGCAGGGATGCTGGGTGACCCCCACAAACCCCATCATGCAGGGATGCTGGGTGACCCCCACAAACCCCATCATGCAGGGATGCTGGGTGACCCCCACAAACCCCATCATGCAGGGATGCTGGGTGactccccccaaaccccaccatgCAGGGATGCTGGGTGACCCCCCACAAACCCCATCATGCAGGGATGCTGGGTGACCCCCACAAACCCCATCATGCAGGGATGCTGGGTGACCCCCACAAACCCCACCATGCAGGGATCCTGGGTGGCCCCCCCAGAAGGGTGacctcccccaaaccccaccatgAAGGGATGCTCAGCAGTCCCCAAACTCCAAACTCTGATGGCACATGTGGCACTCACCTCCAGTGACAACCCCACCCACCCCAGGGTGGAATTTATGAGCAAAGACAGGAACGGGGTTAAAAATAGCCCGAAGCCAAGAAAACCTGCACAGACAAGGAAGTGAGAGCCCCAAAGATAGTGCTCCCACTCTTTCACATCTGAGCTTTCAGTAATCACAGCTGCTTTCACTTCCCCTTCGCCCTCTGCCTGTTCCTCCACTACTGGGTTTTGGTTCCTCTCCGCTCCCCCATCACCCTCCCCTTTCGGAGGCCAACCCTTCAAAGCActtcagcttttatttccctGGGGCGCTGCCAGTTCCCATGTCCCGGCTCTGGCACGACAGTGCCCTCCgaggagctggggatgtgaCAGGGATGTGAAGCGATGTCCCTTCCCTGCAGTGATCCAGCTTGGATGGGTGCTCTGGGAGAGGATGGATGCTGGGTCAGGGGAGGGAGACAAGggtgaggagaaaaaagcagagcagctggagctctcTTTCTCCATGGCTTTTCCCAGGTATTTGACTTCCAACACAGCCCCAGCAGACCCAACAATTTAatgatgattatttttaaagagccGGCACAGAGAGGCGGTGCTGGAGGGACGCGCTGggctttgttctgctttgcagcGGGAGTGCCGCTGCGTGCAAGCGCTGACGGAGGGTCAATATTGACTTTGTGCTGAGGCAACTGGCGGGCTTCACGGGCTGCAGGCATTTGGGTGCTCCAGCTGCACCCTGCCCGCACCtcagcagctttttttccccGGCACCAAGAGCGATTTCCTATCAATGAAAAACGCTGCTGTAAATAACATCCACCCAGAACATCTCAGAGCAGACTCACCCCGAGGGTATGCAGGATACGGActccctggggatgctgcaAGAGCAGGAGCTCCCCGCCCTCAGGAAGGATATTCTGGATGGGAACAAGGGGCAGAGGTCTGCCTGTGCGTGCCTTGGCACATTCCAGAGCTGGAATTCCTTCTGATAATGGTCGTGTTCTCTCACCACAGCCAGATTTTGCTGCCTTTATAAAGGGGCTGTGTTTGCCAGGATGGCAAACGTGGTGTGTTTGCACAGGAGGCAGCAAGAACCAGGTCAGGGCTTCCCCTGCCACCCTCATTCCCACTGGTGAAGGAAACCTCGGCATGGCATCGGCTGCCCAAGCCATGTGCCCAGCACGGCgctgcccagcagagcagggggatgAAGGGACAATGCTTCCCTTGCCTGCCACTCACACAGGAGCTTGCTTTGGGATGGCTGGCGTGGCTCCCAGACCCCAAGCTGGGTCCTGGTCCTCGGGgaagcacagcagtgctctggaGCCTCGGGAGCACAGTCAGCcctgtgcaaacacagcagcTTGGGCCATCAGTTATCCCCAGTTGGGAAGTTTGGCTGACCCACGTCCGTGGAGTTTATCTGGAGCCATCCCATGGCCTCAGAGCTGCAGTGTAGTTGGGGGACAAGATCCCCTGAAGCAGGGATGGGAGGCTTTCAGCTATTTTTTCAGGCACATGTTCTCATCTTGTCCCTTTTTACGCCTGATCCTCTCTCCCAGGGCTTTTGCCAGCCACATTCCTTCAGGTTGACGTGgcttttctctcctccctcaTTCTTATCACCCTGGAGTTCATGAAtcatatttctttaaaactatAAACCACCCAAGCACCCCATGGAAATCAAGCgagacagagcagagccaggcccGGGGGCTCAGGCTGCACTTGGGGGTACAGCTCTCCTGAGGAAAGGCTCTTCCAGCCATCCAAGGAGCCACGGAGGAATAAATCCCTTTTACAAAGCTTTTATCGCTGTGCTAGCCCTCCCCAAGCTTGTTTTGGCACTGCCTCTCCTGGCACGCTCACCCATTGCTGGAAGAAGGATGGGGCAGGGGGGATTTTTGAATACTCCTGTGGGACCAGGGGGACAAAGGGTCACTGGGGTGCTCTCCCCCCACTGCTGGCAGTGGCCAACGATGACCTGCCAGGGGTTGAATGCCATGGGACAGGGGATTGGGAGCACCCAGGCACTTCCTGATTTCAGACTGAGGGTCTGAAAATTTGGGGTCATACTTGCTAGAGCCTGATTTTAAGCCTCATTTTAGGAGTCTCCATGCAGAGCTCATTTCCCATTAGGATCCCAGGAGCCTGTGGTCAAGAGTATATTAAATTTATCTTTACTGTGATGACTAAAGTGACCTTTATTCCTCATCTCCCTGGACAGCACAAAGGCTTTTTGATCATTCCATCCCCTTTATCCCGCTTTCCTTGGAATCAGAAGAGTGAGGTACAGCACCAaaggcagcattcccagagaaAAAAACTCCATCTCCATGTAAAGGACAACACGAGATCCCATGAATAAAACCTCAGGGTGAGACCTTGCAGGGAACTGCCCCATCACTTTACTTCAGTCCCCACTGCATCTCTGAatatcccagctccagggaattCAAGCTCTAATTAAGCTCAATTACTCCTGGAAACAATTTTTCAAGCACCCACGGAGGCAGGTGGCCAGGGGAAGAACCCTGCACCTGCAAGTTTTAATTGGGAGGTTGCCCCACCAAAGTTAAGCTATCTGTGTTGCTGGTGCCAAGGAgtctgtgcccagccctgctgggtcTTTTGGCAAGCACCTTACCACCAGTCAGGGTCatgcagctgcttcccagcatcTCCCAAGTCAGGAGGGCTGGCCAGACAAAAAAGTTAAGCACATGGAAAGCAAAACATGAGGGCAGAGGTTGGAACCACCGCTATCCCTTTGGAtcatttccctttcccactgTCACTGCAATCTTACAGGAGGAAGATTTGTATCTCATGGTGGTGTTTTGAACCCTACCagagcaaggaaaggaaaaaacctacCAACACCTCCTGTTCTCACTTGCCACCGCTGATCTGTCACCCTGTGGCAACCCCTGGCCTCCCCCAgtgcctggctgggctgtggttGGGGACAAACCCACTTCCTGCCACCTCACGTGCTTTGGGGATCTGGAGTGGGCGGCATCCCCACGCCCGGGGTGGGCGGGTGCCAAATCCGGAGCCCCGGGGTGCAAAGCCACTGCAGCAGGTGCATCACAGAGACACCACTGCTCAAAGTCTAAATATGGGGAggttttgtcacttttttcagatgttcttttcctgctgtgggCTCCCAAAATGGAGGAGTGGCATGGGACAAGCACGTGAGATGATGCAATTCCCATCCCAGGTCAGGCTGGGGAGCCAACTCCTGATCAAAGCCAGACCAAAACAGCACCACAGCACCTCTATCTTCCTCCAGTGCTCCCCAAATCCAAGCAGCAAAGGGATCCCAACaagtttgggatgggagggaagcagccagagccagggaTGCTGAGAGGCACGTGCAAGCCCAGGAAAGGAGGTGGGCTGCTGCCGTCGCTCAGCTTTTGTCCTGGCTCTTTATCACTCCCAAGCCATGCTGAGAGAAACAGTTTTAAACGGGATGAATGAAATTGCAATGCAGCAGGATTCATGGGAGTGCTGCCTCAGTCATCCAAGAGTTTCATGggaaagtgaaacaaaaaatcagCGTGTGGCTCAAAAAGAagagctgaaggaaaagaaaaagctcatGGGAAGTGTGAACCTGGGTCACGCACAGAGCTTCAAGGGATGGAGGTGGAAGCCTGAATGCCCTGAGGGATCcatccctcagcacctcctggtGACCTCACTGACTAAGGGAGATCCTGGCAGTGCCTATTCCCCAagctggcacagagccctggTTTGGAATCAGGTCCTTCATCACTACCCCAAGCCTCGTCCTAGAAAAGCACCGTCCCAAAGTCGCCTCCTCGAGCAGACAGGGCTTTCCCCAGCTCTactcctgctcctttcccacagggagcagctcctccccacGGGCTGCTGCACCATGTGGGGACCTGTAcctgtgccaggctggaagctgctcctgcctctcacAAGGAGCTTAACTGTTTCTTCTATTTGCCCTGAAGGAAAGGTGGTTTGGGCACAGGTTTATCCCAGCCTGGAAAGCTATCACAACCTGCTTGCAATGAAAAAATCACAGCAGTTGTGCAGAAGATCACTTGCCAACATTTCTGGAGCGGCTCAAGGCAGCAAAGCAGGCTTGGAAGAGAGGAAGGCTCTTATCAGGAATGTGGTGTTTTGTCCTGGGATAGAGGAATCTCTGTTggattttctgtgctgccaagtcagggagcaggaggagggataAACAACTCCAGGCACAGGAGATAGCCAGGACAGAACCCCAAGGACAAGTGCCAGTCGTAGCGGCCAAAACACACATTGCCCTGTGAGCAGAAGGAACACCATTCACATCAAAACTCATGGAAGCCAGAAACATCTCTGCTACTGTCAGTGAGCTTAAGGGAAGGTCCTCTGAGAGACTGAGAGCTGGGAACATGAGCAAATGATGCAGGTCACTCCATAAATCCTGGCAAAATGCAGAAGTCACAGCCTCAACGCCACTACAGCCCTCTGTGTGAGCCACAAGCTCTGCTCACACCAGGATCCTTCTCAGAAATTGTGACTCCCTGGATTTCTGTCAGTGGAAGAGCCAAAACAGGGAAGGTTCAGAGGTTTTATTTGTGTGGGATGGGTAAGTTAAGTAAATCTAACCTAGTGACCTCTCCCCTCATGCACAGCAGGCTGGAGGTTTCCCTCACAGGCAGGGTGCACGTGCTGTACCGAAGGCCTCAAATTTGTTTGGGTTTAGTCAGAAATGAACTCTGTAGGTCAGCTGTGCTCTGCTAGAGCAGTATGTTCCACAGTTCCCATTCCCCTCAGGAGCAAGAGCGTGTTCCCAAGgaaaggctgggctgggggagccctgCCTGGTCTGGCCCACAAGGGCACAGGATTTCCCAATTTATTCATGCCAGGCAGTTAATTTTCAAGCTGAAAAGGTGATCAAAGGAGAAGTTTCACTTCATTTCTATGGGAAACACACAGCCTTGGCTTTCCGTGAGGGCCTGGCCTGCTTGTTTCCTGCCTGGGGCACCCAGATGGGCAGCAGGCACCTTGGAATGAGGTTGATATCTGCATCCCTCTCCAGTTAACAGCTATGAAAGGGCAAAAGGACTGGAGAGTTCCTTTCAGTCAATTTTTCTCCATATCTGATAAAAAACCCTAAGCAGACATCACAACTTTAGCAAAGATACTGGCTTGGAACACTTCCCAAAGCAGTTACAAGAGGCAACTCATCAGGGGCAGGATTAAAAACTCCTTTTTATTAAATTCCCAGAGGGAAAATCTTTTTGGACAGTGACTCCTGCTGGGAGGAACATGCAGCCAGCCAGCTATGGACCAATATTTGGAGAGCAGGAATAGTCCAGGAGACACTTGCTAGAAGGGGCTGCAATTACCCCACACCAGAATTTGCAGGGCCTTTTCCTCTCTAGAACCACCTTCTGCAGCCTGCCCAGAACAGAGCAGGTGTGAAGCACTTGGGGCTGAGCAGCCTCAGGAACAGTTACTCCCAAAATACCACAGAGTTTTccacactaaagcagcacattCTTGGCTCTGGTTTTGAAAGTCTGTGGTGAGGCACCACATTTCAGTTTGGCACCAGCTGGAAGACAACCCTTGGCTCCTTGTGTTGAAGAGCAGCTAAAGGTATGCATGCCATGGGTACCAGGGCAACTGAGCCCAACTTCCTGCTGGCTTTATCTCCAAACCATCAGGAAGGCACAAAACCATCATTTACATGCCAAAACATCAGCTCTGCCTTGGCACATCCCGTTCTTCAAGGATCCTTTTAACTCTTTCCACGATGGTCCACACTTCTGCCATGGCACCTCGGCCTGCAGAGCAAGAGCAAAACCACATGGTGAAATCCAGGGTGGAGGCAACCTAAAGAAAGTGTGTGGAGCAAAATTCCCTATCTCACCTCCTTTCTCCAGGGTATATTTCAATTCAAAATTGTGTCTTTTCAGCATCTTTCTGAAATAATCTTTGTCTATACAAAAGACTTGACAAATCCATACCATTCCCATGACTCTGCCTGAGAGACAGGACCTCCATTAGAGAAAGCTGTTGTGGATTCCCACCAGCCTGAATCCTGGGAGCAACTCTTGGAGAAGGCTGAGTGCTGGACAGAACAAAATGGAAAGGCTTTTCCTTTGGGCCTGGTTATCTGCCAGATGAACATCTAATGTatgttgtgctgctgctttcctttggaTTGGTTTTTAACTCCGATTCAGAATTTTAAAGCCTGGGATGATTAAATCACCTTGTCTAACCTTCTGTGCTCAACTCAGCACTGGGAACTGAGGCCATTCACTCTTCTAATTTGCCTGGAGCTGAGGAAAGATGCTTCTCCCACAGGTATTTGTCTCTTTCGGAAGACTGAAAAGGAGTCTCTCTTGATATTTCGTCCTGCTGGCTAATTAATCTCATAACTTACTACTAAGCAGAAATTAGTTCTGAGATACgtcattttcctctttttcagaCCTGTAAACCCCAGGAGGTCTGGAGCATCCTGTGGACAAGCTGCAGACAGATTTGGACCCTTCTGCTCTCCTAAGCTcagggagaagagctgcagctgaCAAGAGACACTCCCTCTGCATGGTTTGGCAGAGCTACACCTTTCCAGAACACTTCCAAGGCCTGCCTTCTTCCTCCACCACCCCCTACTCCAACACCTCTGGCAATTCAGTGCTGGATTTTTAGGTTTAGCAAAGCAACAGCACAGCACATGCCTACAGGTGGAAATCTGCCAGTGTGCCAGGCTCCAGAAATCCAGCCAAAGAAGACAATGGCGGTGTGGAAACTATCCAGTTAAGAAACTCAGTTTGGTATTCTTTTTTAGCTGGACTTTCTGTCTAAACCCACTCTTTACTAAGGGAGAAAAATTCATCAGGTAAAACTTGGGCGCAGTGAGGATCTGATGCATTTCAGGTGAGACCCAACCACATGGGGTGAGGAAGAGAAACCTCCTAgagcaaaacaaaccacaacatCAAGAGACAAAACTGGTGCAAACTGAGTCTCTCCTGCACCACGTGTGAGCTTTGCTACGTGCCGCTTGTGTGGAAACCAGGGAAACCCCTGAAGTGGATGGAagccacaaaaccaaaatgaatgTGGAAGAGGCTGTGGGGTGAAAGGCCTGAGAAAAGGGGAAGGGGTGAAAAAAAGTCAGTTGTGGAGACTAGTTTGGTCTTCAGAGAGATGGAATCCATTAGTGCCATGCCAAAATCTCCCTACAGGCTGCCAGGAAAAGTGCTGCTGTTTGCCATCAGGAAGATCTTGTTGGGAATTGACTCACGAGCACAAGTGGAGTCCAGTCAGatgaggctgctcctgccatccctgcatccctctccTCCAAGCTCCTTCAGGAGTTTGCTCTCACAACTGAGACAGCTGAGCTGGATATGAAGAAATTTGATGTCATCATGTCTAGAATCCCAGTGGAAGGCTAATCATCCAGGATACTTCAACTGATGTCTGAGTTACTTGACTACGCTTACCtaactgtaaatatttcttagaTTTCAGTTCCGAAAGTACAAAACCATGGAGGCATTGCACCCACCTAAGGATTCCAAAACTAAGCCAGGCCTAGAATTTAACCACAAGGGACATTTTAACAGCCTGTCTTTCTCACAGACTGTTTATTGGACTGACAGGGTGGCTAAAAtcctgctggagccagggctgtTACACAGAAATAGGTGCATAGTACTGTGCAGGCTGTGGCTGGAACTGGGGGACGTTTTATAGAGATTTGCCcaatgaaattttaataaaaaagcaaatacatttatCCAAATGGTTTGTATCAAAACCCTTTCCAAAAGTCAAAATACCTCAATTTAAAGCAGCTATTAAAATTCAAATGAGACCATTATTTTTTAGCACTGCAAGCTGAATGTATTGTGGAGCACTTCCTCCACCCCCCTCTTTCACTTCACAGAACTCTGGTgtcaaaaccccaaatccaagcTTGTTTGTGAAGCTAAAAAGTAACCCaggcaacaacaacaacaaatgtTAAATGTGTGTCCAGCTACATCTGCAAAGGGCTTTTCTCACTGTCTTGGACAAGATTTAATCCCAGCGATAGAGCTGAGGAACTAAGGCACAATGAAAACAGCCCCCAGTCCCAGCAGAGAGCAAAGTCAGGACACCCAAATCCCAGGCTGGTAACACTCACCGCAGAACCTTCCTTCTTTTTGATCTACTCTCTTCCTAAGTGAGCATTTCTCTTCAATATCAGGCTCAGCTGGAAGCTCTTAAGGctacttaaaaattaatgacaAGAGATAACACTGGGCAAAGCTTCAGCTTGTTTGTACAAACCGTGGCAGTTCAACATCTCCGTGGCCATACAGAAAAAGGCAGCACATCCCTCCAGGACGAGagaggaaaagggcaggagcCACAGAAAAGGACTGACCTTCATCTCCACACACAAGTTTCTTCACCACACAGGGGATCTCCGTGTAGCCAAAGCCCTTGAGCTGCTCCACCTGGCGAGCTGTGATGGGATGCTCCCACATGGCCGTGTTCATGGCTGGGCAGAAGAGCAGGGGTTTGCTCAGGTCCCACGCACGGATGACACAAGTCTGCAGGAGAAGCCATGGCAGGGCTTGGATTTCATCACTCCTTCCCATCCCTTTGCTGCAcctttccagcctggctgttGTTTTGTCAGTGCAGCTGCACTAACCCATGGGCTGAGATGATTTTGTAGCACATTCCAGCCAAGCTCATCTCTGACAGGCAGGAAAGATGAGGGAGGCTACCCAGAGGATAAatcccaccctgctccagccagcagcccaggctggagtAAACCAAGCTGGAACAGGATGTGTACAGACTGTGTGGGAGACAGAGAAGCCGAGAGGTGGCCACAGATCATACTGGCTACAAAGAAACCCCTGGGGCAACACTTCAGATAACAAAGCTGAACATTGAAAGTTGGCAATGAGTCTTCCTGACATGAAATGCCAGCTGGATCCTTAACTCCCTGCTAGGGAAGCAGGGCTGCTTCCAGGATACAACAGAGGAGAACACGAGCACAtatgggctgctgcaggagatgctggCAGGTTACAAGGCATCTGGCAGCTCCCGTGTGCTACAGGCAATCAAATCTGACTCCTCAGCATTTCCAGATAACCCAGGATCACCTCATCCCCTCGGAGAGGTAAATGCTGGTTGCTCTTAGTGCAGTGTCCATTGGATTCCCCAGTCCTTGCAGCATTTCAAACAAAGGAGCTTCCAAGGAGAGTCCTTACAGGAACCCTGCCCATCCTTTTTTATACCCTGTGACTTGAACCTTTCCCAGCCCAAGGAAATCTGATGGAATCTGTTCTGAACTGCcaaccagcacctccagcactcactttcctttcctggagctGCCTCTTCCCTTCACAAAGCTCTCAAAGATTGGCAGGAGCCGGTGAAACCACACATCCCTGACATCCATCCTGAGCTCTTCCCTCAGCACACCCCCAAGGGACCCAGAAGGACAAGACATTGCTTGTCCCTCCCACAGCTCTTTCTGGCTTCTCTCAGATCCCCAGTGACCTGCTCTGGGTGGATTTTGTTCATTTATATGCACTTCTTACCCAAAAGGCTGTAGGTCATGCAGATCTGCAGCTTCCTGAGATCTTTCGTGTGGTTAATGCCTGGCCACAAAACATTCAGCCCTGCTGAAGgtccccagcacccagcaaAGAAGCTCACTCCCTTTTAATACAGTTTCTGATTAGGCTGAAGAGCCTCAAGAGCCCTTTAAAtaccaaaaaacaaacctgaacaAGCAAAACCCTCTGTAGCTGAGGCTGGGAGGTAAGTGGGCATGAGCATGTTTGAAAGTCTGTGCTATGTTAGGTGAGGGAGGTGGTGAAGTAGCAGGAAGTAAACAGTTTTATCTGATCTCACAGGTGTCTTTCCAGATTGCattgaaaaaaatgtagtgGAACTCGAAAGGGAGTGAGCATGTGTTTGTGTTTATGAGTGACAGAGTGAGAGGATGGAGGCAGAAAGAAATACCACCCTccagaaaaagcagggaaaacaaagcagggaCTGGGAAATGAGATGAGAGACAGAGAGCCGAGGAGTGGGAACAGATTAGGTCAGGGAAGGAACGAGAAGGAGCAGGGGAACCATGCTGGGGAAGAGAGAGACAAGCAGATGAAGGGGAAGCAGAATGTACAAATCTCACTGTTGGTGATGCTCCAGAAGCACTGAGATTCCATGGAGGCAAGGTCAGGAAGTCCTGAGgggtggcagcagtggcaggcaGAGCCTGGGTACTCACCAGCAGGTTGTCACAGATGCCATTGGCGACCTTTGCCAGCGTGTTGGCATCCAGAGGTGCCACCACCATGAGGTCAGCCCAGCGCCGGAGCTCAATGTGCAGGACGGGGTCCGAGCGGCCCTTCCACAGCTGCGGGGGAGACAAGGTGGGCAGCACCAAACCCTCACACACCTCCTCAATCCCACCCCAAGAAACACAATTCCGGATAGAATTCTATGGAATTATGCTTATGGAATTCAAGGGACGGCAGCGGATCAGCAGATGGGGGGATCCTTTCCCCACAAGACAGTTCACACGTCTGACAACCACAGGTTTCAACTCACAGCAAAGAGCTGTCCCCATCCACAGCATCCCTTAGCTTTGTAATTATTCCTAAGAGCGCCATCCTTCAGCCAGCTGAGCCAGGCAGGCCCAAACCAGGGGTAGATTTCCTGAGGAACCCACGTGATTTATAAGCTTCGCATCGAAGTGAAGCTGCCCACTGGCTTCTCACGAGGTACAGACCCCTAACTGAACAAGTCACTTTTAATTAGGATGCACAACCCTACTCACACTCAAAGCAGCAAAGGGAACCCTCCTAAGTACTGCAGGGAATGGTGTCCTGTTGCCTTTCTCCATGATGGATGAGGTTTATCCAGTTTGGCACTTCTCACATCTCTCAGCTCTTCGAACCACAGAACGGTTcgggttgggagggaccttaaagctcaccttgtcccatgggcagggacagcttccacttgaccaggttgctccaaggcccatccaacctgaacactcccagggatggggcagccacaaatTCTCCTTGACTCTTTGAgtgattatttctgttttctctaaaGCCCTGAATTGCTCAAGAGAACCCTGCTCTTAAGAGCTCAGTTACCTGGGAAAGAGTCCTGAGAAGCAGCAAACAGCATCAGGTGCCTATTCCCCAGAGGACACCCAACCACAGGCCAGCACAGGCTACGTCAGGGCCACAAACCGCTCCTCCTCTGAGTCACAGGAAGCCACAACAAAAAGGCAGCATCCGAAAAGCCAGGCCTTCCTGAACACCTTTCCCACCTCCTCCACTCATTTCTATTCTTTCTTGTCATTCTACTGTCAGAGGGAAGGACCTCACAAAGAGATGCTGAGCAGGCTGTCACagtgagcccagaggaggccatcAAGctgatcagagggatggagtaCCTCTcccatgaggaaaggctgagagaactggcagtgttcagcctggagaagagaaggctttggatGACCTAATTGTGTCTTTCTAGTGCCTGAAGGAGCCAACAAGATGGAGGGACGCTATTTGCAAGGGCCTGgagcaacaggacaaggggaaatggcttccagctgccagagggcagggttagatgggatactggaagaaaatgttccctgtgagggtgctgaggccctggcacagcttgcccagagaagctgtggctgcctcatctctggaaatgttccaggcaaggttggatggggcttggagcaacccgTGATGGTGGAAGtatccttgcccatggcagagggtgaaACTGGAggagctttgaggtcccttccaacccaaaccattctgtgattatttccTACCACAAAGGCTCTGTGCTTGCTCTCCAGTGTGCCAGCAGACCTCAAAGCCTGACCTGCAGCTCTTCTGTCACCCCACTGAGGGCTCCTCAGAAATAACTGCCTGAGGCTGTAGCACCCTGGGATCCAGTAGGTATCCACCAATCCCTAAGACTAGCCAGGAAGTTTCCCAGCTGTTGCCATTGGCGTGTTTCTGTCCACTAAAAAGTGATGCTCATGTGTAAGCAGGAATAGGGGTAAGGAAAGAGCACCTTGTGCTCAGatcagcactgcagagcagggatgaaATGTATGGAAAAACAAATCTCGATGCTTGTACAATGAACCTCTTCGTTCTCAAGGAGTCTCAAAGTGTGTCAGTAAAACTGCAGTGAGGAGAAAAAGCCGTttcacagggagcagagatgtTCACAGCCCTGACAGCTGAGCTAAGGAGAAtgaagctgctgcctgtgtgaCAGGTATGACTCATGACAAGCACCAAACTTACTCACCATGGGTCTGCAGTGCTTGTCTTGACATTTCCTGACACTcctctcagagcagctgagcctAGGGTGGAGAGAGACCACTGCTaccctccctgcctgctgcaggacaAAATCCTGCAATGCATCAGGGCAgcctctctcttcctcctcctttacAGCACATTCTTCAAAAGCCACATTCCAAATATATTGTACTAGACCAAGGAGTGAGTCTTGGCTCAGGTTTAAAAGAGAACTAAGTGTGGTTTCTTGCaagaaaactgaagaggaaTGCTTCTATTTGCAAGAACAACTCACCTGCCACTCCTCTTCATCACCATAGAGGGTCACAGGAATCTCCTGGGCATTGTAGAAATGTTTTGCTCTCTCAGTAGTGACCACCTTCACCTCGAGctaagcagaaagaaaaagaccaCTGGTTAGACTTGAGGACAATTCTGAAGGTTTTGTGGCTTCTCAGAGAGCCTCCTCTATTCACAGCTGAAAGGCCAGGCCACCACAGGCATCTGCAGCAGACAGAAACTCATTTCATGTCCACCTAAAACACCTTGGTCCTCACCTGCCaagcaaaagggaaaacctCTGTGGAGGTGAGTCCATAGCACAGGG from Vidua chalybeata isolate OUT-0048 chromosome 13, bVidCha1 merged haplotype, whole genome shotgun sequence carries:
- the PPCDC gene encoding phosphopantothenoylcysteine decarboxylase isoform X2 gives rise to the protein MSDIWGMSQSHPIFLAASGSCRVQLDWSMEPISLPEAGIAAGNSSSVAQERFHVLVGVTGSVAALKLPLLVAELLKIPGLEVKVVTTERAKHFYNAQEIPVTLYGDEEEWQLWKGRSDPVLHIELRRWADLMVVAPLDANTLAKVANGICDNLLEIALGAGEKKLLRCGQGAAGAPKCLQPVKPASCLSTKSILTLRQRLHAAALPLQSRTKPSASLQHRLSVPAL
- the PPCDC gene encoding phosphopantothenoylcysteine decarboxylase isoform X1, which gives rise to MSDIWGMSQSHPIFLAASGSCRVQLDWSMEPISLPEAGIAAGNSSSVAQERFHVLVGVTGSVAALKLPLLVAELLKIPGLEVKVVTTERAKHFYNAQEIPVTLYGDEEEWQLWKGRSDPVLHIELRRWADLMVVAPLDANTLAKVANGICDNLLTCVIRAWDLSKPLLFCPAMNTAMWEHPITARQVEQLKGFGYTEIPCVVKKLVCGDEGRGAMAEVWTIVERVKRILEERDVPRQS
- the PPCDC gene encoding phosphopantothenoylcysteine decarboxylase isoform X3, which encodes MSDIWGMSQSHPIFLAASGSCRVQLDWSMEPISLPEAGIAAGNSSSVAQERFHVLVGVTGSVAALKLPLLVAELLKIPGLEVKVVTTERAKHFYNAQEIPVTLYGDEEEWQLWKGRSDPVLHIELRRWADLMVVAPLDANTLAKVANGICDNLLTCVIRAWDLSKPLLFCPAMNTAMWEHPITARQVEQLKGFGYTEIPCVVKKLVCGDEALRASS